From a region of the Haloferax volcanii DS2 genome:
- a CDS encoding tyrosine-type recombinase/integrase, with protein MPDQHDLEPIDPSTAVEMYLQERETEVSKATLKAHGYRLDYFQRWCDEQDIENLNVLSGRRMHQYRLWRREVGNLSNVSLKTQMDTIRVFIRFCERIDAVRNNLCESVVSPSLSPNEDHKKTILTNEEATKILNRLERFQYASFQHTLLLLLWRTGIRLGAARGLDLQDYDEPQARIRLHHRPEQDTPLKNGSEGERLVALRPDTCEVLTDWIENVRPDMSDDYGREPLFTTSQGRVSRTAIRENVYRLTRPCEYTGECPHGREVATCEALDDHRKSASKCPSSVSPHDVRRGSITHFLSRDVPEKVVSDRMNVGQQVLSKHYDQRTEEQKVEQRRGYLNNI; from the coding sequence ATGCCAGACCAACACGACTTGGAACCTATCGACCCATCAACAGCGGTCGAGATGTACCTACAAGAACGAGAAACAGAGGTATCGAAGGCGACGCTGAAGGCCCACGGATACCGCTTGGATTACTTCCAACGGTGGTGTGATGAACAAGACATAGAGAATCTGAATGTCCTGAGTGGACGGAGGATGCATCAGTATCGCCTTTGGAGACGTGAGGTAGGAAATCTATCTAACGTGAGTCTGAAGACTCAGATGGATACGATACGGGTGTTTATTCGCTTCTGTGAGAGGATTGACGCCGTGAGGAACAATCTGTGTGAGTCTGTTGTCTCTCCGTCTCTCTCGCCTAACGAAGACCACAAGAAAACTATACTCACGAATGAGGAAGCCACAAAGATTCTGAATCGCCTAGAACGCTTCCAGTACGCTTCTTTCCAGCATACGCTTCTACTCCTACTCTGGCGGACTGGAATCCGTCTCGGAGCGGCACGCGGGCTTGACTTACAGGACTACGATGAACCACAAGCCCGAATCAGACTGCACCACAGGCCGGAGCAAGACACACCACTCAAGAATGGTTCTGAGGGGGAGAGACTAGTTGCACTCCGACCGGATACGTGTGAAGTGCTTACGGACTGGATAGAGAATGTGCGTCCCGATATGAGTGATGACTACGGCCGTGAGCCATTATTCACTACATCTCAGGGGCGTGTGTCTCGGACGGCTATACGGGAGAACGTGTACCGTCTCACAAGACCGTGTGAATACACGGGAGAGTGCCCACACGGCCGTGAGGTTGCGACGTGTGAGGCTCTGGATGATCACCGAAAGAGTGCCAGTAAGTGCCCGTCCTCAGTCTCTCCGCACGACGTGAGGCGAGGGAGTATCACGCACTTCCTCTCTCGTGATGTTCCTGAGAAAGTTGTTAGCGACCGTATGAACGTTGGTCAGCAAGTTCTCTCAAAGCACTACGATCAGAGAACCGAGGAACAGAAGGTAGAACAACGGAGAGGCTACCTAAACAATATCTGA
- a CDS encoding DUF7563 family protein, translating to MMLLDSESRKSSCLNCGSHVTRDFRRVYGDREDRAHRCHECDTLVRLQRGSAGGLDVPIPDPWDGAPGRHGGNPERWQ from the coding sequence ATGATGCTGCTCGACTCGGAGAGCCGAAAGAGCAGCTGTCTCAACTGCGGGTCACACGTCACCCGCGACTTCCGCCGCGTCTACGGTGACCGCGAGGACCGCGCGCACCGCTGTCACGAGTGCGATACGCTGGTTCGCCTACAGCGCGGTTCCGCGGGCGGTCTCGACGTTCCGATTCCGGACCCGTGGGACGGTGCTCCCGGTCGGCACGGCGGTAACCCGGAGCGGTGGCAATGA